The genomic segment GAGGTAAAAAAGAATCAGACGCTGAAGATTCGGAACCAAAAGTAGTTATGACATTAAATAATACTAATGTAAACAATCTGTTGCTCAAGAAAATCAAAATTGCACTATCGCTTACAAGTGAAGATATGTTGGGCGTTTTAGGTAATGCTGGAGTCGAAATATCAAAAAGTGAGTTAAGTGCAGTTCTTAGAAAAGAAGGCCATCGAAACTACAAACAATGCGGCGATCGATACGCTAGAAACTTCTTAAAAGGATTAGCAATAGCTTGGCGTGAGTGATTTTTAGTCTTTTAATAAGTTTAGATATCTAAATAATATTGGGTTGTTCTTCGGATAGTTAACGCTGAAGTTCATGCCAATATTTTTTTTACATAATTTAAAAATACATAGGTAAAATACATTGATTATAAAAAATAAAGCACTATAATTGAAAAGGATGTAAAAATAGGGCATTAAATTTATATAAATTATAATTGAACTTATTCATTCTTAATAGTAGTGAGAAAAGAAATTGT from the Carnobacterium inhibens subsp. inhibens DSM 13024 genome contains:
- a CDS encoding DUF1456 family protein, translating into MNNNDRLVRLRYALDIKDNDMVEIFKLGGMDLTKEDIKKMLDKKTKESPSEVKEEEFKNNEYKKECSNQTLESFLNGLITFKRGKKESDAEDSEPKVVMTLNNTNVNNLLLKKIKIALSLTSEDMLGVLGNAGVEISKSELSAVLRKEGHRNYKQCGDRYARNFLKGLAIAWRE